The sequence acaggagacatgtggtgTCTGTCCctggttctcttcaggacacTTCCTGCAGCATTTAGGACAaactgcagagtctttaacgacttcctgctggagcctgataataaggaattacaataatcacGTCTGGATGGAACAGAGTCCTGGACTCGTTCTTCTGCATCTTTTGAGAAATGTCTGATTTTGAGATGTTATGTAAGTGAAAGTGTAAAACTTCTGCTTTATCTAAGTTTGATAAGAGCAACTTGTGTGTTATCCTGGTCTTTGTGTCCTTAAATCATGTTTGAAGTTTAGATCGATCTACAGGATCCTGACAGGAACAAAAGGGTCAAAAACGAGTTTATCGCGCTAAAAAATGTATCGCTGATATTTGCTcgattaaaatgaaatatatatttttttatgatgttCTCAATGTTTATATTATGGAGGAATTTTACGTAAGGCACCTGAAGGCAACAGCCAGTGCGCGATGACGTCAGTAAAGATGGCGCTGTCAGCGGAGCTGAAgctgagagacaaacacacacagaggatctGCGTTCGAGTGGACAACGACCTGAGTTCTCTCAATGACGGAATAAAGGAGCTGAACGTGAACGTGTCACAGCTTCTCAGTGACCTGGTGGAGCGGGAAAAAGCCAGAGGTGCCTGCGCAGCTGGTCAGTTACCTGATGCTAACAACACACAGCTAACCCCTCATGATAACAGCACAGAGCTAGCACCACAGAGCTAACACCTCATGATAACAGCACAGAGCTAGCACCACAGAGCTAACACCACAGAGCTAACACTACAGAGCTAACACCACAGAGCTAACAACACACATAACTCCTGATGCTAACGccacagagccagagagagaactCCGGTTGGCCtgaattaatataatatatataagttGACTTTGGTGGAAAATAGTTTATTAACCTGATGTTTTACTGACGTCACTGCTCAGGTAAACTGAGCGGCTGTAAACCCCAGATCTGTGTTAGCTGATGTCACATTCACCTGTTTTATCTACTGCaggtgaggaagacgaggacaGTGATGAAGGCAGTGATGAAGACGAGACATCAAAATGTGAACCACAACGTCCAGCCAAAAGACTCAAACCATGAAAGACTTGACGTCAAGAACtgaggatgatgatgtcaggtgatcagtcacatgactggGTAGAAACGTTATAAATAAAGCTGTAACAGGTGTGTCTCaggtaaaaacattttttaaatgtgactgaTCAGTAGTTATTGATCCAGAATCAGTCCTGAACTCTGAGTGGACATCATCTCTCTATTGAGGAGGACAGATGGGGACAGGTCAGGAAGCTGCTGGTTGCCGcttcaataaaataattaaacaaagcaaagtttcaatgtttttaaagacttttaatttgtgtttagaCTTGTCATGGttaccagtgtgtgtgatgtgacgCATGTTACATTAGAAACAGAAAACCTCTGTTCTACATATTAACCTGCGGTAACATGGCAACAGTAACCATGTTTCAGGTACCTGGTTAAAGTAGGTGTGATTCAACACcctccagccaatcacagcccagGACTGTCTGGGATTTCACAACAAAACGATTGAGTTTCAGAGGTCCTGTCAGTCGTCACTGAGGGCAGCAATGACCACCAGTCGGGTCAGGGTGGAGGGTTTACGTCCAATGGGAATGTTACTGTTCAAAAGGCACACAGGAAATTACATCACGGGCAACGCTAAGAGTCCAGAGCCACTGCGGCCTCGCAGATTGGTCCTCGCTATGTGTCAATCACTGACCCTGCCCTGTGATTTGTCGGCCTCTGGGTGGCGTGGCGGCGACTACACAGCAAGGCGATGCAGACAGGAAGTACGCAGTAACCGACAGCACGGGGGTCGGCTCTCGTGCAcgagaacaggaagaggaagagctggaggtaAGGCAGCAGGAAGACCGACACCCAcatccagacaggaagtgacagcagGTGAGACCAGGTGAaagcagagggtggagctgaCAGACTGGCCCCGCCTCCCTGCACACGCTCCAAACTGAGTGTGTGCACCTCAAAGACGTAGTACACCGCCATGATGCTGAGCAGCAGGTAGAGAGCCACGCCCACCCATCCCATCCTCTGACGGAAGTTCATCATCCTCCATACTGGACAGATAATAAATCAATTGTCAATACAAATTTATAACTATCAACATGAGCTTTAtgaacattaactttattaacACTGACTTCAATAACATTCACATTCAGTATGACTGATGCAAAATCCCTTTCCACTGAATGTAGTGTTTTACAATGGAACATCTAGCCTGTTAGCAGCTTACTCATCTGTTAGCAACATGTTAGCAGCTTGTTAATGTTAGCAGCTTGCTCCTCTGTTTGCAACATGTTAGCTGCTTGTTCATTTGTTAGCAGCATGTAAGCTACCTGTTCATCTGTTTGCATCACGTTAGCAGCCCGTTCATCTGTTAGCAGCTTACTCAACTGTTAGTAGCTTGTTAACAGCCTGTTTATCGGTTAGCAGCTCGTTAGCAGCCTGTGCATCTGTTAGCAACATGTTAGCAGCCTGTTTATCTGTTAGCAGCTCATTAGCagtctgtttatctgttagCAGCTCGTTAGCAGCCGGTTTATCTTTTAGCAACATGCTAGCAGCCTGTTTATCTGTTAGCAACTCGTTAGCAGCCTGTTTATTTGTTAGCAGCCTGTTAGCATCCTGCTAGCTCATGTTTTTATCGGTTCTCACCTTCCTTCGAGCTgaatccttcaaaataaagttctgCTGTGGACTCTATCTCAGCTGGACCCGGAAGCTCCGGGAAGTCCGTCACATCCGACTTCTGCTTTGTCAGCTGACCTCTGGGTGACGTCAGACACCAGCTGACTCcatcagtttttctttattgaaacaacattcaAACAAACTGTGGCGCTTTTTATAGAAGAGTATATATCTAATAAAATACATATCTAAATTAAATATCAGCGGAATACATACAACATGTACAATTTGTTATACAATTTATGGAATATGAATAGATACTATAGATACAATATAATTTAATAGaatatacagaatataaataaatagaatatatACAATAGACATTTATACAATCATCAACAGATTACACATCTGGTCATTGTGTTTCCTGGACGTCTGTTTCCAGGTGAAGGTGACTTTCAGGTTTTTATCAGATGGAACTTTTTAAAGCAGATTATCAGAAACATTCAGTGACACTGATTCACAGGATCATTATTATTGCTTTTAATAATagttataacaataataacaataaaaagaagtcaaggaggaggaagaagaacaatCAACCGAAGTTTTCTGATATCTGGTCTATCCCTATTTTGCAAACATAAAGGACCAATCATCATCCGGCTCCACCCACTTTGTTGGTCTATTCAATCagctcagagagaaaaacaacctcCGTACAGACAGAGTCAGAGCGGCAGTCAGTCAAGTCTGGAGGCTTTGATTTGAGGGTCCTGGTAGTTCTGGTCCTAGTGGACCTGGTGATTCCAGACCCGGTGGTTCTGGTGCCGGTGCTGTGGACATGGATCGTCGTCTGAgtctggaggagcagctcaggTGTCCTGTCTGTCTGGACATCTTCTCTGAACCACTGATGTTACAGTGTGGACACTCCTACTGCAGgtaagatgatgaagaggggaCTCACCTGTCCTGACCTCACCTGTCCTGACTTCACCTGTCCTGACCCCACCTGTCCTGACCCCACCTCATCTGTCCTGACCTCACCTGTCCTATCCCCACCTGTCCTGACCTCACCTGTCCTGACCCCACCTGTCCTGACCTCACCTGTCCTATCCCTACCTGTCCTGACCTCACCTGTCCTGACCCCACCTGTCCTATCCCCACCTGTCCTGACTTCACCTGTCCTATCCCCACCTGTCCTGACCTCACCTGTCCTGACCTCACCTGTCCTGACCCCACCTGTCCTGACCTGACCTGTCCTGACCTCACCTGTCCTGACCTCACCTGTCCtgacctcacctgtcctgtccTGACCCCACCTGTTCTGTCCTGACCCCACCTGTCCTGTCCTATCCCCACCTGTCCTAACCCACACTGTCCTGACCCCACCTGTCCTGTCCTGACCCCACCTGTCCTGACCTCACCTGTCCTGACCTCACCTGTCCTGACCCCTGACTCCAGATGTTGTGTGCGCTCCATGACGATGGACCTGCTGGGCCAGCTGCAGTGTCCTGTGTGTCGCTGTGCGGTGGACGGAGACAGTCCTTCTCCCAACGTCACTTTGGCTCGAATTATTGAGGCTCTTCAGGTAAATCCAGCTGAGAGCAGTTTGACTGATCTTCATCTTATCCTGACGGAACAATGTAAAACTGTCGGTGACgttttattaaaaactaatgaatgggacaggaagtgagtgtTTCAGGTGGAGCTCAGCTGGAGACGTGTCCTCAACATCACAACCCGCTCAGCCTTTACTGCGAGGACGAGCTGACGGTGATCTGTGGCCTCTGTGGAAGCATCGGAGCTCACCGTGGACACAAGATCACGCCTGTGAGCTCCGTCTACAGCCGCATGAAGGtaccactccctccctctctttataGAGTGTGGAATTAATAAGTAAATCTGTTCATTCCTGTGCAGCCGTCGTCCTGTTGAATGATTGAATTAGTGTAAACCTTAGAACAGACGTGTTGACCGAACTGAACCCAGAACAGTTTGTGGATGCTGATAAGCCGCTGGTAGCTTGTATCATATCAAGATTAAGACAAATCAAATACGACCTTTCAGTTCCCAGATTAACAACAACAAGGTCACATGGTGCAGTCACTGTAACACAGGGACCTTCAATGCATCTGCCCTCTGGCACCAAGTTCTCACTTCCTGCTTGACTTTCCATCGTCGCTATTTTGGATCATATCTACATAATATTAGCCAGCTTAACAGAATGGCTGCTCGGATTCAGGTTGGGACCTTAGCACCAACActcgctgtgattggctgagggcTGTGGTGTGTCATCAGCTGAGCAGGAGATATATTAATACTAATATCTTtcatatctttatttatagtaCATCTCAAAAGAAAGTTACAGAGTGCTTCACAAAtaaagacaggaagagacaagaagaaaacataaaaacaaaaccaagtCATAAAAGAATAAAGGTCAAGTGCCTGGATCTGAGTTTCCTCCACAGAAACCTGAGGTCTTTGATAAGGATAATGGTTAAGGTGAATCTAAAGATAgcaaactataataataataattaatcattTACAAGCACCTTTCAAAAACAAGGCAATTAAAGGGctttacataaaatacaaaGGCATCATGAAAACATGTTAAAGAGACAAACGATTAAACAAAATAttagtatttaaaaataaattaaaagttaaataGAGAATAAAGGATACAATATTAAAGAGTAAGAAATGAGTAATTATATGATTTAGTAAAAGGCTGTAGCGCTGATTTAAAAGAACTTAGATTTGCCTGTTTAGTTTGGACCCTGGGGACAGAGAGCAGATCTGAGGCTCTGGATTCATAATGTAGAAGGAGATCCGAAATAGAGTCTGGCTCTAAACCAATCAGTTACATATGTTGTTTATCATCTGAGCAAGTGGAGGAATCCTCCAGATAAGGTCAAGCTAAATATCAAACTAAAGGTTTAATACTCTAAACAttacaaactggttcttctcatgtagtgaatcctgttgttgtgttgttgtgttgttgtgttgttgtgttgttgtgttgagttccatcagcatgtgtgtgtcctgggagaggatcctcacatgggacTGAACTTTATTTACTGATCACtaagtttctgtttgactcttgttgagttAAGAACAGAAGAAGTTGATCCTTGTTGACATCTACGAGACAAACTGGGattatgagacaaactgggattatgagacaaactgggaatatgagacaaactaggaatatgagacaaactgggaatatgagacaaactgggattaTAAAACAAACTGGGattatgagacaaactgggattaTAAAACAAACTGGGATTATGAGACGAACTGGGATTGGTGATTATGGGCCGTACAGATATAATGTGGTGTATCGATTCAAGCTAAAGACTGGCTGTAGACTGAGACAGTCTCCAGGTATCAGGGTGGGTCTCTAGAGAGGACAGGTGGAGCTGAGGACAACCGGTGTACTCTGTATCAGAcctggttcaggttcaggttgtgGTTCTGGTACTAGTATTGGTTTTGACCACTACCTGTTTTCTGGAATCTGGGTCAAAAGAAGAACCACAACTTCTTCTTGTTGAAATGAATCAACGGACGAGGTTCAAGAATCTGTCtaatatgtctgtctgtctgtctgtctgtctctctacctgtctgtctgtctctctgcctgtctgtctctctacctgtctgtctgtctctctgtctgtctgtctgtctgtctctctacctgtctgtctgtctgtctatctgtctgtctctctgcctgtctgtctctctgtctgtctgtctgcctgtctgtctctctacctgcctgtctgtctctctgtctctctacctgtctgtctgtctgtctgtctgtctgtctgtctgtctgtctctctgcctgtctgtctctctgtctgtctctctgcctgtctgtctctctacctgcctgtctctctctctgtctctctgtctgtctgtctgtctgtctctctgcctgtctgtctctctacctgtctgtctgtctgtctgtctgtctctctgcctgtctgtctctctacctgtctgtctgtctctctgtctgtctgtctgtctgtctgtctctct comes from Pleuronectes platessa chromosome 17, fPlePla1.1, whole genome shotgun sequence and encodes:
- the si:dkeyp-55f12.3 gene encoding uncharacterized protein si:dkeyp-55f12.3, which codes for MFTTTQGPPQAPEGNSQCAMTSVKMALSAELKLRDKHTQRICVRVDNDLSSLNDGIKELNVNVSQLLSDLVEREKARGACAAGEEDEDSDEGSDEDETSKCEPQRPAKRLKP
- the tmem251 gene encoding lysosomal enzyme trafficking factor, with the protein product MMNFRQRMGWVGVALYLLLSIMAVYYVFEVHTLSLERVQGGGASLSAPPSAFTWSHLLSLPVWMWVSVFLLPYLQLFLFLFSCTRADPRAVGYCVLPVCIALLCSRRHATQRPTNHRAGSVIDT